A stretch of DNA from Henriciella sp. AS95:
GCTCATGAAAGCCTGCTAGCATCTCCAGACTTCCAAATCGCTAAACTTATGAATGATTTTCAACGAAGGCGGCTTTGCTCCCAAAAGTGTTCACCATCGCGATGTCAAAGCTTCTTCCATGCGGATAACCGCAGCCCAATCAGCTCGCTCCAGCCGTCGATATGTCCGCCAATGCATTCCTTTCGGCTTTCGTGGAAACGGGTACGCCAACCCCGGTTCGCCCCCGAGCTTTTCGCGCACGCGCATGGTCTGATTAAGTCCGCGCACATAGATCGGTTCATACTGGCTGGGATATGTTGCGCTATAACATTGCCGACAGCGAAATAGGGTGCCGCCATAGAGGACACGGCAGCGCGCTCCACATGACTTGCAGGCGATCCAGCGCCGCTTTCCGCCGAATGGCTGATCGGTGAACGTGCATTGTATCTCTTCATCGATGTGCCGCGTCTTCCCCTGGCCCGTCGTCGAATAGACCAGCCTCATGCTTTCAGGCGAAAGCCGGTAGCCAATCGAGCCTGTTGTTTGCCCGCCAAGTGACCATTGAAGAGTCCCGACATAGCCGCGTCGGAACCAGTCCTCTTTGAAGTCAGACAGATCCACCTTGTGGAACTCATCGACTTTTGGCGCGAAACGGCCGCCACGGCCTGAGCCAAACCCTCCCATGGATCGCCTCCAGATTTTTCGCAATCATGTGCGAAGTGGACACTCTCACTCGCCCTTGGACTTATTTTCAAACTCAGCAGGGCGCATGCGCGATGCTGAATCGTAGCACCAAGACCCGGGGGCTGACAGTGGCCCGGCGGCTTGACTCGTGGGGCGGTCCGCTCGCCGTTCCAAAGTCAGCCCTGGTCTAGTCGTTACTGAGAGGTCTTTTGAGATCGTAACTGTATATGGGTGTCGACAAACTGAAAGCTGCTTAAGCTGATAGGCGTGTTGCGTGGCGGTAGAGCGGGTGCATCTGTAAGCAGTTTGCGCACCTAGACCCACTCCCAGGCCCCTCAAAACTGAAGGGCCCAAACTACACTTTTTAAGTGGCCCGATTGCGCTTCTCCCATATCTCAATCGGACGCGATGGATTACCGGCGGCGGTCTCTGTATTCCAACGCGTCAGCGAAACTGCCCGTTCGCGGGTCGCGTTAGGGCCCCGATTCTTTCCTTTGCGCTCAATGCGCGCGTGCCCAGTTTTTATGAGCTCATCGACTGCCCGTTTTGCCGTAGCCTCTGACGCGCCAATCATCCAAGCCACTCGCTTAGCGCCAACTGGAAAACAATTGCACTGGTTCGGCCGATATTGAGCGAGTAGGCAGCAAAGCAACTTTAGCGCGTTACCTGACAGTGCTTTCCATGCAGGATGCGCCAAATCGTGATCGTAGATTCTGGCATGTGGGCGATCGTGCCGGCTCGCAGGATAGACGGGCTGAGACAAATCAGTTCATCCAAACTCATAGCTCAGTTTGAATTGTTCTCAGCATCAATCAGCGCACGGATGTCTTCCACTCGCCAGACGGTTATCCGCTTGCCCAGTTTCTGAGGTTTCGGAAATCGACCGTCTTTCACGCCCGCCCACCACGTCGACTTGCTTACGGGGATCGGGCCAAAGGGAGCGATTATTGATTTAAGACGAAGAAAACCAGTTTCCGGTAAGTCTTGGTAGTAAGTCATTGTTGGTCACGTCGAGGCGAAGCGGCCACATCGCACACTGCCGAACGACAGCGCACCGCATAAGTCTCAGAAAACCCACGTGTTGCGCACGCTAAATTCAACGCAACATCAAAGATTCTGTTTGTCCACACGGTCCCGAAGATCTTTGAACCAGTCACTATTGATAGCAACCAATGCCTCTTGGACTTCGCGCTCAAACTGTTGATGATTATCAAACCAGCGCGCGACAGTTGATGGACTAGTCTCAAAAATTTTGGCGACTTGCCGAATTGATCCAACTTTGCCTTGGCATCTCAACTTTGCCGCCAACCAAATGGCAGAGAATCGATTGTTGTGGACTTCGGCGGCCCTTGCTTCAGCAGATGTATCCGCACCCATCTGGTGTTTGATTAGCACGATCAAATCTCTCGGGATGTAGAGCTCATCATTGTAATCCAAAGCATCCAGCATCATCGAAGCGAGGTAGTTTATGAGACTATCGCCGATGGCTAGCTTGCGACTTTGGACATGAGTTTGGCCGCGCGATTCAAGCGATCTCCGCTCAATGAGCCGCTCTAGCAATCGCAAGCTGACCTCGCTTATGCACGCAGGATCGGCGTCAAGAGCACCCGCCATGATCTGCGGATCAATGTCAAACTGCTCCAGCGTGTCGATATTTGCTAGGAGCCAATCCATTGACCAACTTGTGCCAACTTCAATTAGCTTGCCTTTGTTTGCTCGCCTCATTTGAACGTAACGCTCAATAGAATAGTCAGCTTTGTAGTGTATAGATAACTCGTTGAAATAACCTGTTGTGCGGCTGTGCTGCAACGAAAGATCGAATGCGTCGTAGCTTACACCAAGCGAGTCTGAGTCCCTGGTCTTTCGCGCTTGAACGGCTTCCTTCTGCGCTTTAGTGCGCGCTTTAAACGGGTTGTTCGTCACTACGCGAACCCTTCCTTAGAATTTTCTGAATCTGGTCTGACCACCAGTCCGCCATG
This window harbors:
- a CDS encoding AlpA family phage regulatory protein, producing MTYYQDLPETGFLRLKSIIAPFGPIPVSKSTWWAGVKDGRFPKPQKLGKRITVWRVEDIRALIDAENNSN